Proteins found in one Quercus robur chromosome 2, dhQueRobu3.1, whole genome shotgun sequence genomic segment:
- the LOC126714375 gene encoding putative disease resistance protein RGA3 → MADILLSALVSSMVRNLNTSALQELGVALGLRAELDNLESTLTTIQAVLQDAEEKQWKSEAIRNWLRKLKEGAYDADDALDEFATEALIQKAEKEKGVTSQVSSFFSLQNRLIFRMKMAHKLKNVRDRLEAISMERSKFHLRELDINMEVFDIERRQTGSLVNESEIYGRGEEKEKIIQVLLTHVSDQDNLAIYAVWGMGGLGKTTLAQLIYNDARVQRHYDMRIWVCVSDDFHIRKLVRAIIESIDGSACNLSELDPLQQCLQEKLRGRKFLLVLDDVWNEYHDKWNGLKDALRCGSNGSKVIVTTRNENVALMMATLPIHHIGCLSENDSWSLFTRCAFGMGRLKERSELESIGKEIVKKCGGVPLAIKTLGSLMSLKSRESEWLSVKESQIWELREGENSILRALRLSYHNLPPHLRQCFAFCCIFPKDHVLKMDKLIQLWMANGFIPFKESLEPHDVGIIIFNELVWRSFFQDVVEYSPSDITCKMHDLMHDLARSIMRLECVVVESDKEVKVPKMIRHLNYTQRTSWDIEVRKVRSLRSCIESPNYYSEHKSPPSFILKQKYLRVCESRHQPPEKALRSITSLKH, encoded by the coding sequence atggCGGACATACTTCTATCTGCCCTGGTGAGCTCTATGGTGCGTAACTTGAATACTTCAGCACTTCAAGAATTGGGAGTTGCTTTGGGCCTGAGAGCTGAGCTTGACAACCTTGAGAGCACACTTACCACCATCCAAGCTGTTCTGCAAGATGCAGAGGAGAAGCAGTGGAAGAGTGAGGCTATCAGGAATTGGCTGAGAAAGCTCAAAGAAGGAGCTTATGATGCAGATGATGCTCTGGACGAGTTTGCAACTGAAGCTCTAATACAAAAGGCGGAGAAAGAGAAAGGTGTGACAAGCCAAGTAAGTAGCTTCTTTTCTCTTCAAAATCGACTTATATTTCGCATGAAGATGGCACATAAACTGAAGAATGTGAGGGATAGACTGGAAGCCATTTCTATGGAGAGATCTAAGTTTCACTTGAGAGAGTTAGATATAAACATGGAAGTCTTTGATATAGAAAGAAGACAAACTGGCTCACTTGTGAATGAAAGTGAGATTTATGGAAGaggtgaagagaaagaaaaaatcattcaaGTATTGCTCACTCATGTGTCTGATCAAGATAATCTTGCCATTTATGCTGTATGGGGCATGGGGGGCTTGGGAAAAACAACACTTGCACAATTGATCTACAATGATGCAAGGGTACAGAGGCATTATGATATGAGAATTTGGGTGTGTGTATCAGATGATTTCCATATAAGAAAATTGGTGAGAGCAATCATTGAGTCCATTGATGGTAGTGCATGTAATCTTTCAGAGTTGGACCCTTTACAGCAATGCTTGCAGGAAAAATTGCGTGGGAGGAAATTTTTGCTTGTTTTGGACGATGTTTGGAACGAATACCATGACAAATGGAATGGCTTAAAAGATGCGTTGAGGTGTGGGTCAAATGGAAGTAAGGTTATAGTGACAACCCGGAATGAGAATGTAGCGCTTATGATGGCCACACTACCTATACACCACATAGGATGTTTGTCAGAGAATGATTCTTGGTCCCTGTTTACAAGATGTGCATTTGGGATGGGAAGGCTAAAGGAGAGATCAGAATTGGAATCAATTGGCAAGGAAATAGTGAAGAAGTGTGGAGGGGTACCTCTAGCAATAAAGACTCTTGGAAGCCTCATGAGCTTAAAAAGTAGGGAAAGTGAGTGGTTATCTGTGAAAGAGAGCCAAATTTGGGAATTACGAGAAGGTGAAAATTCCATCTTGCGTGCGTTGAGGTTGAGTTACCACAATTTACCCCCACATCTAAGGCAATGTTTTGCTTTCTGCTGTATATTCCCCAAAGATCATGTGCTCAAAATGGATAAGTTGATACAATTGTGGATGGCTAATGGTTTTATTCCCTTTAAAGAATCATTGGAGCCGCATGATGTTGGCATTATTATCTTCAATGAATTAGTGTGGAGATCTTTCTTTCAAGATGTTGTGGAGTATTCTCCTAGTGACATAACATGTAAAATGCATGATCTTATGCATGACCTTGCTCGGTCTATTATGAGGCTTGAATGTGTTGTGGTGGAATCTGACAAAGAGGTcaaagttccaaaaatgattcgtCACTTGAATTATACTCAACGCACTTCTTGGGATATTGAAGTACGCAAAGTCCGATCTCTACGCTCATGCATTGAGTCACCAAATTATTACAGTGAGCATAAATCTCCTCCATCCTTCATTTTGAAACAAAAGTATCTTCGGGTGTGCGAATCTCGTCATCAACCACCAGAAAAGGCACTAAGATCAATCACTAGTTTAAAACACTAG